GGTTTCTGGCGTGCGTGCTTCTCGCGTCGGCCCTGCTGGCGGGCTGCTCGGACGACAAGAAAAAACAGACTCAGGCCAAACGGCCCGTGCCCGTGAGCGTCGCCAAGGTCGAGTCGGGCTCCATTCCCGTACAGATAACCGCAGTTGGCAACGTGGAGCCCTACCGCAGCGTGGCGCTGCGCTCCCAGGTGGGCGGACTGATCGTGGAACAGCGCGTGCGCGACGGCCAGGAAGTCGCGGCCGGAGAGGTGCTCTTCGTGCTGGACCCGCGCCCGTTCCAGGCCGCGCTTAAGGAGGCCCAGGGCAAGCTCGAGCGCGACCAGGCCCTGCTGAAGAAGGCCGAGGACGACTTTGCCCGCTACACCGGACTCAAGCAGAAGGACGTGGTCAGCCAGCAGCAGTTCGACCAGTCCCAGACCGACGCCAAGAGCCTGCGCGCCTCCATCAAGCTCTCCGAGGCTTCAATCGAGCAGGCCAGGCTCCAGCTGGAGTACTCGGTGATGAAAGCGCCCTTCGCGGGGCGCGTGGGCGGCGTGCTTGTGAACCTGGGCAACGTCATAAAGGCCAACGACGACCGCAACCTGCTGGTGATAAACCAGATCCAGCCCGTGTACGTGAGCTTCTCCGTGCCGGAACAGTTCCTGCCGGACGTGGCCGCCCGCATGGGCAAGGCCCCGCTGGAAGTGACCGTGTCCCTGGCCGGGACCGGGGCCGTCACCGACGCGGAGGTAGAAAAGGGCGAACTTGCCTCGGTGGACAACGCCGTGGACCGCTCCACCGGCACCATCCGCCTGAAGGGCCTGTTCAAGAATACGGAAAAGCGCCTCTGGCCTGGACAGTTCGCCAAGGTGGCCCTGAACCTGGACAACCGCAACAATGTGATCACCGTGCCGGGCGCCGCAGTGCAGCAGGGCCTGCAGGGCAGCTTCGTCTATGTGGTCAACGCCCAGAACCAGGCCGAGTTCCGTATTGTGGAGACCGGGGCCAACGTGGGTGAGAGGATCATCATCGTCAAGGGCGTCTCGCCCGGAGAGACCGTGGTCACGGACGGCCACGTGAGGCTCGCGCCCAACTCCCTGGTGGAGGTGAAGGGCGGGCCGCAGGCCTCCGGGACCAAGACCGCCGACGCCAAAAGTCCCGAAGCCGCCGCCGGGGAGAAGAAGCAGTGAGCCTCTCCACAGGTTTCATCAGACGCCCGGTCATGACCACCCTGGTCATGGTGGCCATCATGATCTTCGGCGTCATGGGCTACAACGTGTTGCCCGTGTCCGACCTGCCCAACGTGGACTTCCCCACCATCCAGGTGACGGCCACCTTCCCCGGAGCCAGCGCGGAGACCATGGCCTCCTCGGTGGCCACCCCGCTTGAGAAGCAGTTCTCCACCATCGCGGGCCTGGACTCCATGAGCTCCAACTCCACCCTTGGCCTCACTAAGGTGACGCTCCAGTTCGACCTGTCGCGAAACATCGACGCCGCAGCCCAGGACGTGAACTCGGCCATCGCGCAGGCGGTCAAGAACACCCCCGCCGAGATGACCACGCCGCCCACCTACCGCAAGGTGAACCCGGCGGACCAGCCCGTGCTGTACCTGGCCATATCCTCGCCCACCATGCGCCTGTCCGACCTGAACGAGTACGCCGAGTCCATGCTGGCCCAGCGCATCTCCATGGTCAGCGGCGTGTCCCAGGTGGTGGTGTACGGCTCCCAGAAATACGCCGTGCGCATCCAGCTGGACCCGGACGCCCTGGCCTCGCGCGAGCTCGGAATCGACGAGGTGGTCACCTCGGTGCGAAACGCCAACGCCAACCTGCCCACCGGAACCGTGTCCGGCCCCACCAGGGAGTTCACGGTGCAGGCTTCGGGGCAGCTCACGCGCGCCGAGTTCTACGGGCCGATCATCGTGGCCTACAAGAACGGCTCGCCCATTCGCCTGAACGAACTGGGCCGCGCCTTCGACTCGGTGGAGAACGACCGCCGCCGCAACTTCTACAACGGCCAGCCCGGCTTCGTGCTGGCCATCATGCGCCAGCCCGGCACCAACACCGTGGCCGTGGTGGACGCGGTGAAGGCCCTGCTGCCCGGCTTCAAGGTCCAGCTGCCCGAAGCCGTGAACATGGAGATCATGATCGACCGCTCGGTCTCCATCAAGGAGTCCGTGGAGGACGTCAAATTCACGCTGCTGCTCACCGTGGGGCTGGTCATCCTGGTCATCTTCCTGTTTTTGCGAAACGTCTCGGCCACGATCATCCCCTCGCTGGCCCTGCCGTTGTCGCTCCTGGGGACGTTCGCGCTCATGCAGCAGTTCGGGTTCAGTCTGAATAACATCTCGCTTATGGCGCTGACCCTCTCGGTGGGCTTCGTGGTGGACGACGCCATCGTCATGCTGGAAAACATCGTCCGGCACATGGAAATGGGCAAGCCGCCGCTCAAGGCGGCGCAGGAGGGTGCGGCCGAGGTCAGCTTCACCATCCTGTCCATGACCATCTCGCTCACGGCGGTGTTTCTGCCGGTGTTGTTCATGGGCGGCGTGGTGGGCAGGCTGTTTCGGGAGTTCGCGGTCACCATCTGCGTGGCCATCCTGTTCTCCGGGTTCGTGTCTTTGTCGCTGACCCCCATGCTGTGCTCCCTGTGGCTCAAGCGTCACGACCAGGAAAAGCACGGCAGGCTCTACACGATCATCGAGAACGGTTTCACCGCGATGCTTCACGCCTATGAGCGTTCGCTGCGCTGGGTCATCTCGCACCGCCGCATCACCATGCTCTTCTCACTGTCGCTGCTGGGCGTGACGGGATGGCTGTTCTCGGCCATCCCCAAGGGCTTCCTGCCGAGCGAGGACATCGGCCAGATCGCCGTGGTCACCGAGGCCGAGCAGGGCATCAGCTTCGACTCCATGGTGGAAAAGCAGAAGCGCCTCATGGAGATCATCGGCAAGGACGAAAACGTGGAAGGCTTCATGTCGGTGGTGGGCGCGGGCGGCCCCGTGGCCTCGCTCAACTCCGGGCGCATGTTCGTGAAGTTGAAGCCCCGGCACGAGCGCCCGCTTTCGGCGGACCAGCTCATCCAGAAGCTTCGCCCGCAACTGGCGCAGGTGACCGGCATCATGGCCTTTTTGCAGAACCCTCCGGCAATCCGCCTGGGCGGCAACTTCTCCAAGGGCCTGTACCAGTACACGCTCCAGAACCCCGACACCCAGGACCTGTTCAAGTATTCTGCGGAGCTTGAGGAAAAACTCAAGGAAATCCCGATACTTCAGGATGTGAACTCCGACCTGCAACTGAAGAACCCCCAGGTGCGCCTGGAGATCGACCGCGACAAGACTTCGGCCCTGGGCATCACCGTTCGCCAGATCGAGGACGCCCTGTACACGGCCTACGGCTCGCGCCAGATATCCACGATCTACGCGCCCAACAGCGACTATCAGGTCATCATGGAGCTCTTGCCGCGCTTCCAGGGCGATCCGTCGCTCATGTCGCGGCTGTATGTGCGCTCCCCTGTAACCACGAAGCTCGTGCCGCTGGACGTGCTGGTGAAACGCTCCATCGGCGTGGGGCCGCTCTCGGTGAACCACTCCGGCCAGCTGCCCTCCGTGACCATCTCCTTCAACCTGCGCCCCGGCACGTCCCTGTCGCAGGCGGTGGAAGCGGTGGAGGACGTTTCGCGCACGGTGCTCCCGGCCAGCTTCTCCACCAAGTTCGAGGGCACGGCCCAGGCGTTCCAGTCCTCGTTCGCGGGCCTGTCCGTGCTGGTGCTGTTGTCCATCGTGGTCATCTACATCGTGCTGGGCATCCTGTACGAGTCCTTCATCCACCCGCTGACCATCCTCTCAGGCCTGCCGTCGGCTGGCGTGGGAGCGCTGGCAACGCTCATGCTCTTCAAGCAGGACCTGGACATCTACGGGTTCGTGGGCATCATCATGCTGATCGGCATCGTGAAGAAGAACGCCATCATGATGATCGACTTCGCCCTGGAGGCCCAGCGAGACCAGAACATCAGTCCGGCGGAGGCCATCTTCCAGGGATGCATGGTGCGCTTTCGGCCCATCATGATGACCAGCATGGCCGCGCTCATGGGCACGCTGCCCATCGCCATGGGGCTTGGCGCGGGCGGCGAGGCCCGCAGGCCGCTTGGCCTGGCCGTGGTGGGCGGTCTCATGGTGTCGCAGCTTTTGACGCTGTACTTCACCCCGGTCTATTACACCTACCTGGACCGCTTCCAGACCTGGCTCGGCAAGCGCTTCAAGAGCAAGAACGGCGAGGAGGCCCCGGCGGGCGCGAGCCAAGCCCAGCCCCATGCGCCTCATTGACCTGACGGTGCCCGTGGCCGACGGCATGGCCGGGTATCCCGGCGATCCGCCGGTGAGCGTCCGGCAGATCCACGACCTGCCGGTTGAGGGCTGGCGTCTGAGCGAGATACGTCTTGGGAGCCACGCGGGAACGCACGTGAACGCGCCCTGGCACATGGCCGAGGACGGGGCGCGTCTGGAAGAACTGGCGCTTACGCATTTCGTGGGACGGGCACTCGTGCGTCAGCCGGTGACGCGCATGCCGGGAGGACAGAAGGGCGTCACACGTGACGCTTCGCCGGACTCCGGCTGCGGGACAATCCCGGCAGGCGTTGGCCTGATCTACGCCGACGCGCCCCTGGACGGGGACGAGCTCCCCCTGGTGCTGGCGGCGCGTCCGCCGTTCGTGGCGCAGGCCGTGGAGCTCCCCATGGACGAGGCTGTCGAGCGCGAACTGTGCCGGGCGGGGATCGTGAGCTTCGAGAATCTGGCCAACACGTCCAAACTGCCCCGCGACCAAATCTTCCTGTTCATAGGGCTTCCGCTGGCTCTATGCGGCGACGGCGCACCAGTGCGAGCTGTCGCCATGCTCGACTTTGCCTGATCTTGACCCAATCAACCTGGACACGCAGAGCCCATAAGGGTTTCCAAAGGGGCTCGCCCCTTTGGCCGCCGGAGGCTGTCTTCCGCGACACCCTGACCCATGCCAGTCACAGACGTTCGTCGCAAGAAACCCCCGTCGCGGAGGCTTTATCCGCAACGGGGGTACAATTATCTACACCGTCACTGTATCTGACGTAAGGGGAACTCCAGTACTACTTGGGGAGCGCCTTCCAATCCTCAATGACTTTCTTGCAGGCAGGAGTGGCTTTTTCAAGGTTTTCCGGCTTGGCAACGCAACCTCTCCTGCCGCCGCCGCCGGTTTTGACGTCAGCGCAAGGTCCGCCGGGTGCAATCATCGCAGCGCATTCCTTTTCGAATTGAGCTCTGTTGGCTAAATCTGCAGCTTCATCGGCAGCGAATGCAGTGGCACTGAACAGCATCAACGAAATCAAAAGCGACAAGATTTTCATTTCTTACCTCATGATCGTTTCTTGGAGTTCATAGAGAGCCAAGTCTAACGTGTGCGATTCACCCGTTACCTGCCACAGCCGATTTTTGCGCATTGCGCTCCTGGTTTACGGTTTCTGGACCAAACGAATCCGTTCTTGCATCATCCTCTCAGTGGCAAGGATGATCTGCGGACCCATTTCTGATAAAGCGCATTTTTTTTACTATGTCCAGTAAATAAACAACTGTCTGCAGGACAAAGCACAGAACCATGGAAATACATGCGAAGAAACACGGTCCGTGTTCCGCAGTGCATCCATGTCGTGCTGAAATTCAAGAGGCAGCTTGTGGGTATTTCAAAAGAGGGCGCTACACCCCCGACTCCTCGGCGTGCAGGCAGTCCAGGAACCCTTCCAGGCTCCCGACCAAACGTTCCAGGCTTTCGATCACCAGGTATTCACCCTCGGAGTGCTGCGTGCCCGCGCCTTCCGCGCCCCAGACGATGCCGGGGATGGCGTGCTCGGACAGGAACCGGGCGTCGCTGGCTCCATGGGCGCGGGTCAGCTCGGCCTTGGGGGCGAATGTGCGCAGGCGGTCCAGCAGGGGGGACTGCCCGCCGTTGAAGATGGAGTCGCGACGAATAAGCGTGACTTCGCCAGCCACGGCGGCCTTGATGGATTCCAGCAGGGCATCGGGGTCGTCGTGCTCGGTGTAGCGGATGTCCAGGGAGGCCTCGGCACTGGCCGGGACCATGTTCACCACGGTGCCGCCGCTTATCATGCCGATGTTCAGGGTGCGATGCCAGTGCTCGGGGGCGTCCACGTCGAAGAGGGGTCTCAGCGCCGCCAGATCGGCCATGAGGGCCTCGATGGCGTTGACGCCCATCCAGGGGCGCGCGCCGTGGGCTGCCTTGCCGCGCGCGGTCAGCTTCAGGCGCAGGACGCCCTTTTCCAGCACCACCATGCTCTCGGGGTTGCCGCCGTCCAGGGCGATGCAGAAGTCCGCCGAGACCTGCTTCAATGCCTGTTGCGCGCCGCGCCGTCCGCCGACCTCCTCGTCGCCGCTCAGGAGTATGCCCAGAGTGCCTGTGGAGCTGGGTTCGCCGCGCTCCCGCAGGCGCTTGAGCAGCACCATGGATGTGGCCACGGCGTACTTGTCGTCGTTGGCTCCGCGACCAAAGAGCTTGCCGTCCTTCACTTCGGGGGTGAACAGGTGCTCCGGCGCGTCCACCACGTCGAAGTGGGCCATGAACAGCACGCGGCAATGTCCGGAATCGGGCAGGGCCAGGATGCTGTCCACGCCGTCCACTGTGACGCGCTGGCTTTCGATGCCGTGGCGCTTCAGCCAGGCGACGATGAAATCGGCGCAGGCCGTGCGCTCGGCCTGGTTGGAGGCGGTGGAACGGAAGCGGATAAGTTCGCCTGTAAGCTCGATGATTTCATGAAGTGTGGCGTTCATGAGGGCAATGTGTACCCGCCGCGGTTGGCGCGCAAGCGAAAAATGCTTGTGCGCCGGGGGGTTGCCTGTCGGGGGAGTGTGCATTATTTAGGCTCTTCCCCAACCGTAAAAGGAGGATACTCCTGACATGGATCCCCGCGAGGCAGTCATGCGGCTGCACATTCACAAGGTTCTCTATCAGCGCACCCTCGAATCCCAGGACGGCCGCCAGGAGGCCATCCGCGAACTGCTCGGAGCCGTGCGGCCCGACATGTCCAGCCAGGCTGCCGCCTGCGTGGCCGAAACCGTGCCCCCGCTGCTGCCCGAGTTGCACCGCAAATGGATCGGCATGTTCGTGGACCGTCTGTTCGAAACAGCCGAGGCGTCGCAGGTGGAAGTGCTGTGCGACGGATCAGAGGAGAACAACGCGGCCCTGGCCCTGGCCTACGTGATGTTCCTGGAGTCCGAGCGCATGGAGAAGGTTATCGCAGAGGACCTGCAAAGCGTGGAAGCCATGGGCGGCCAGGGAATGGCCGAAGTGGCCGCGTCGCTGTGCGCCCGGCTGTCGCGCGTGGAGGAGGCCATCCTGGAGGCGCGCGAGGCCAAGGCCCGGGAATACAAGGCTTCCGGCAAGGCAAGGCCTGGTTCGGACAAGACCCACTGATCGCCACGCCGGGGAACTTGACCCGGCCTGAGGGCTAGGGTATCTGTACTTCATCGGAACACGCCCGGGGCCGTGAGGCCTCGGGCAACCCTTTTTTATTTCATATCGCGTCCCCAGGGGCCTCCCCTTGGGGCAAGTTTGAGGAATCGAAAATGCAACGTGTCCCCATCACCATGGAAGGTTTCAGACGTCTCGAAAAGGAACTTGGCGACCTCAAGAACGAGCGTCCTGCCGTCATCGAGGCCATCAAAGTCGCCCGGGAAGAAGGCGACCTGCGCGAAAACGCGGGTTACGAGGCCGCCCGTGACCGCCAAGGGATGCTGGAAGCGCGTATCCGTTACATTGAGGGCCGTCTGGCCACCAGCCAGGTCATCGATCTGAGCACACTGAGCGGCGACAAGGTCATCTTCGGCGCCACCGTGGAAATCGAGGACTCCAACAGCGGCGAGGTGAAAACCTGGACGCTGCTCGGCCCCGACGAGTCCGAGCCCAGCAAGGGCAGCATCTCCATCCTCTCTCCCGTGGGGCAGGCGCTGCTCGGCAAGGGGGAAGGCGACGAGATCACCGTGGACGCCCCGCGCGGCCGCATCAGCTACGAGATCGTGTCCATCCGCTTCCTGGGCACGCAGTCCTAATATACTCCCGAGCATACAGGCTCACCCCTTCAAGCCCCGGCCACCCGCCGGGGCTTTTTCTTTCCCGTCGCCGGACTGGCGCAGTCATGTTGCACTCAGGGCACGCGCGCGCGGTATTTGGCAAGTCGCGCCGTTACGCCAAGGGAGCCTGTGCCATGTCCATCGAAGCCATCGATTCCATCCTTGACCATATCCTGGAGGGTTGCCCGGAAACGCCGTCCTGCCAGTGCGGCAACGCCCGGTCCCATACGCCCAAGACATTGGACGAAGTGGTGGACCATCTGGTGTCCGGCACGCCCGCAAGCCCCCTCCGCCCCGTTCTGCCCGAGTCTGTCAGGGCGTGCGCGTCCAGCTCCCAACCCCTTTCCTGAGATCCGCAACCGGATTCCCTGAAAGCTCCTCCGGCTATACCCGGACATTCCCCAGCCTCCCCGGCACTTGCCACTTCCCGCCCCATCCTATAGGGATTCGGGGTTTGCCCGGACATCCGGGCACGTGGGTTGAGCAGACAGCAGGCACACCAAATGAGGAGGCACTCATGAAACGCATCTGGATTCTGGCTCTGGCGATGGTTCTGTGCGGGTTCACCGGATTGGCCCAGGCCGCCGACGGCTCCTGGGACGCGGTCAAGAAGGAAGGCAAGCTGGTCATCGGCCTGGACGATTCCTTCCC
This genomic window from Fundidesulfovibrio putealis DSM 16056 contains:
- a CDS encoding cyclase family protein encodes the protein MRLIDLTVPVADGMAGYPGDPPVSVRQIHDLPVEGWRLSEIRLGSHAGTHVNAPWHMAEDGARLEELALTHFVGRALVRQPVTRMPGGQKGVTRDASPDSGCGTIPAGVGLIYADAPLDGDELPLVLAARPPFVAQAVELPMDEAVERELCRAGIVSFENLANTSKLPRDQIFLFIGLPLALCGDGAPVRAVAMLDFA
- the greA gene encoding transcription elongation factor GreA, which gives rise to MQRVPITMEGFRRLEKELGDLKNERPAVIEAIKVAREEGDLRENAGYEAARDRQGMLEARIRYIEGRLATSQVIDLSTLSGDKVIFGATVEIEDSNSGEVKTWTLLGPDESEPSKGSISILSPVGQALLGKGEGDEITVDAPRGRISYEIVSIRFLGTQS
- a CDS encoding M20 family metallopeptidase: MNATLHEIIELTGELIRFRSTASNQAERTACADFIVAWLKRHGIESQRVTVDGVDSILALPDSGHCRVLFMAHFDVVDAPEHLFTPEVKDGKLFGRGANDDKYAVATSMVLLKRLRERGEPSSTGTLGILLSGDEEVGGRRGAQQALKQVSADFCIALDGGNPESMVVLEKGVLRLKLTARGKAAHGARPWMGVNAIEALMADLAALRPLFDVDAPEHWHRTLNIGMISGGTVVNMVPASAEASLDIRYTEHDDPDALLESIKAAVAGEVTLIRRDSIFNGGQSPLLDRLRTFAPKAELTRAHGASDARFLSEHAIPGIVWGAEGAGTQHSEGEYLVIESLERLVGSLEGFLDCLHAEESGV
- a CDS encoding efflux RND transporter permease subunit, coding for MSLSTGFIRRPVMTTLVMVAIMIFGVMGYNVLPVSDLPNVDFPTIQVTATFPGASAETMASSVATPLEKQFSTIAGLDSMSSNSTLGLTKVTLQFDLSRNIDAAAQDVNSAIAQAVKNTPAEMTTPPTYRKVNPADQPVLYLAISSPTMRLSDLNEYAESMLAQRISMVSGVSQVVVYGSQKYAVRIQLDPDALASRELGIDEVVTSVRNANANLPTGTVSGPTREFTVQASGQLTRAEFYGPIIVAYKNGSPIRLNELGRAFDSVENDRRRNFYNGQPGFVLAIMRQPGTNTVAVVDAVKALLPGFKVQLPEAVNMEIMIDRSVSIKESVEDVKFTLLLTVGLVILVIFLFLRNVSATIIPSLALPLSLLGTFALMQQFGFSLNNISLMALTLSVGFVVDDAIVMLENIVRHMEMGKPPLKAAQEGAAEVSFTILSMTISLTAVFLPVLFMGGVVGRLFREFAVTICVAILFSGFVSLSLTPMLCSLWLKRHDQEKHGRLYTIIENGFTAMLHAYERSLRWVISHRRITMLFSLSLLGVTGWLFSAIPKGFLPSEDIGQIAVVTEAEQGISFDSMVEKQKRLMEIIGKDENVEGFMSVVGAGGPVASLNSGRMFVKLKPRHERPLSADQLIQKLRPQLAQVTGIMAFLQNPPAIRLGGNFSKGLYQYTLQNPDTQDLFKYSAELEEKLKEIPILQDVNSDLQLKNPQVRLEIDRDKTSALGITVRQIEDALYTAYGSRQISTIYAPNSDYQVIMELLPRFQGDPSLMSRLYVRSPVTTKLVPLDVLVKRSIGVGPLSVNHSGQLPSVTISFNLRPGTSLSQAVEAVEDVSRTVLPASFSTKFEGTAQAFQSSFAGLSVLVLLSIVVIYIVLGILYESFIHPLTILSGLPSAGVGALATLMLFKQDLDIYGFVGIIMLIGIVKKNAIMMIDFALEAQRDQNISPAEAIFQGCMVRFRPIMMTSMAALMGTLPIAMGLGAGGEARRPLGLAVVGGLMVSQLLTLYFTPVYYTYLDRFQTWLGKRFKSKNGEEAPAGASQAQPHAPH
- a CDS encoding efflux RND transporter periplasmic adaptor subunit yields the protein MKCLNIWFLACVLLASALLAGCSDDKKKQTQAKRPVPVSVAKVESGSIPVQITAVGNVEPYRSVALRSQVGGLIVEQRVRDGQEVAAGEVLFVLDPRPFQAALKEAQGKLERDQALLKKAEDDFARYTGLKQKDVVSQQQFDQSQTDAKSLRASIKLSEASIEQARLQLEYSVMKAPFAGRVGGVLVNLGNVIKANDDRNLLVINQIQPVYVSFSVPEQFLPDVAARMGKAPLEVTVSLAGTGAVTDAEVEKGELASVDNAVDRSTGTIRLKGLFKNTEKRLWPGQFAKVALNLDNRNNVITVPGAAVQQGLQGSFVYVVNAQNQAEFRIVETGANVGERIIIVKGVSPGETVVTDGHVRLAPNSLVEVKGGPQASGTKTADAKSPEAAAGEKKQ